A single region of the Leptolyngbya subtilissima AS-A7 genome encodes:
- the psaB gene encoding photosystem I core protein PsaB, which translates to MATKFPKFSQDLAQDPTTRRLWYGIATAHDFESHDGMTEENLYQKIFASHFGHLAIIFLWTSGNLFHVAWQGNFEQWVKDPLGVKPIAHAIWDPQFGQPAVDAFTQGGASYPVNISFSGVYHWWYTVGMRTNADLYSGALFLLVLSAIFLFAGWLHLQPKFRPSLAWFKNAESRLNHHLAGLFGVSSLAWAGHLIHVAIPEARGQHVGWDNFLSVRPHPAGLKPFFTGQWGVYAQNPDTPNHVFNTSDGAGSAILTFLGGFHPQTDALWLTDIAHHHLAIAVIFIIAGHMYRTNFGIGHDMKTILNAHRPPEGTPFGGAIGEGHKGIYDTYNNSLHFQLAFHLAALGVVTSLVAQHMYSMPPYAFIAKDYTTQAALYTHHQYIAGFIMVGAFAHGAIFLVRDYDPKANQNNVLYRALEHKEAIISHLSWVSLFLGFHTLGLYVHNDVVVAFGTPEKQILVEPVFAQWIQASHGKLLYGMDTLLSNPDSLATTAWPNYGNVWLGGWLDGINSTTNSLFLTIGPGDFLVHHAIALGLHTTTLILVKGALDARGSKLMPDKKDFGYSFPCDGPGRGGTCDISAWDSFYLAMFWMLNTLGWVTFYWHWKHLTLWSGNIAQFNENSTYLMGWFRDYLWLNSSQLINGYNPYGMNNLAVWAWMFLFGHLVWATGFMFLISWRGYWQELIETLVWAHERTPLANLVRWKDKPVAMSIIQGRVVGLAHFTVGYILTYAAFLIASTSSRFG; encoded by the coding sequence ATGGCAACTAAATTCCCAAAATTTAGCCAGGACCTGGCCCAAGATCCGACCACGCGTCGGCTCTGGTACGGGATTGCCACGGCCCACGACTTTGAAAGCCACGATGGCATGACGGAGGAGAATCTTTATCAAAAGATCTTCGCCTCCCACTTTGGCCACTTGGCAATCATCTTTTTGTGGACTTCAGGCAACCTGTTCCACGTCGCCTGGCAAGGCAACTTTGAGCAGTGGGTGAAAGACCCGCTGGGTGTGAAACCAATCGCTCACGCGATTTGGGATCCGCAATTTGGCCAACCCGCTGTGGATGCCTTCACCCAAGGCGGGGCCAGCTATCCGGTTAACATCTCATTTTCCGGGGTCTACCACTGGTGGTACACCGTCGGTATGCGCACCAATGCTGACCTCTACAGCGGTGCCCTGTTCCTGCTAGTTTTGTCGGCGATCTTTTTGTTCGCTGGCTGGCTGCACCTTCAACCCAAGTTTCGGCCTAGCCTGGCCTGGTTCAAAAACGCTGAGTCTCGCCTGAACCACCACCTGGCTGGTCTGTTTGGCGTCAGCTCGCTGGCTTGGGCCGGTCACCTGATTCACGTGGCTATTCCCGAAGCTCGGGGGCAGCATGTGGGTTGGGATAACTTCCTCTCGGTACGGCCTCACCCCGCTGGGTTGAAGCCTTTCTTTACCGGTCAGTGGGGGGTCTATGCCCAAAACCCAGACACGCCAAACCACGTGTTTAACACCAGTGACGGGGCCGGTTCAGCGATTCTCACCTTCTTGGGTGGGTTTCACCCGCAAACCGATGCGCTGTGGCTGACGGATATTGCCCACCACCACCTGGCGATCGCGGTGATCTTCATCATTGCGGGCCACATGTACCGGACTAACTTCGGTATTGGCCACGACATGAAGACCATCCTGAATGCGCACCGACCCCCCGAAGGCACTCCCTTTGGCGGTGCGATTGGGGAAGGCCACAAGGGCATTTACGACACCTACAACAACTCGCTGCACTTCCAGCTAGCGTTTCACCTAGCGGCCCTAGGGGTGGTCACCTCCCTGGTGGCGCAGCACATGTACTCGATGCCGCCCTACGCCTTTATTGCTAAGGACTACACCACCCAGGCGGCCCTCTATACCCACCACCAGTACATCGCTGGATTCATTATGGTGGGGGCCTTCGCCCACGGGGCCATCTTCCTGGTGCGCGATTACGACCCCAAAGCCAACCAGAACAACGTGCTATACCGCGCGCTGGAGCATAAGGAAGCAATCATCTCGCACCTAAGCTGGGTGTCGCTATTCCTGGGCTTCCACACCCTGGGTCTGTACGTGCACAACGACGTGGTGGTGGCCTTTGGCACCCCCGAAAAGCAGATTCTGGTTGAACCAGTCTTTGCTCAATGGATTCAAGCTTCCCACGGCAAGCTGCTCTACGGCATGGATACTCTCCTATCCAACCCGGACAGCCTTGCGACGACGGCTTGGCCTAACTACGGCAACGTGTGGCTCGGCGGCTGGCTAGATGGCATTAATAGCACTACCAACTCGCTGTTTCTGACCATTGGCCCTGGCGACTTCTTGGTTCACCATGCGATCGCCCTCGGCCTGCACACCACCACCCTGATCTTGGTCAAGGGTGCGCTGGATGCCCGCGGTTCGAAGCTGATGCCCGACAAAAAAGACTTCGGCTACAGCTTCCCCTGCGACGGCCCTGGCCGTGGCGGTACCTGCGACATCTCCGCGTGGGATTCGTTCTACCTGGCGATGTTCTGGATGCTGAACACCCTTGGTTGGGTGACCTTCTACTGGCACTGGAAGCATCTCACCCTGTGGTCGGGCAACATTGCCCAGTTCAACGAAAACTCGACCTATCTAATGGGCTGGTTCCGCGACTACCTGTGGCTTAACTCGTCGCAGCTAATCAACGGCTACAACCCCTACGGCATGAATAACCTCGCGGTTTGGGCCTGGATGTTCCTCTTTGGGCACCTGGTTTGGGCTACTGGCTTCATGTTCTTGATCTCCTGGCGGGGCTACTGGCAGGAGCTGATCGAAACTCTGGTTTGGGCCCACGAGCGCACTCCTCTGGCGAACCTGGTTCGCTGGAAGGACAAGCCCGTTGCCATGTCCATCATCCAGGGTCGGGTTGTGGGTCTGGCTCACTTCACGGTGGGTTACATCCTCACCTACGCGGCCTTCTTGATAGCCTCGACCTCCAGTCGATTTGGCTAA